A single region of the Pyricularia oryzae 70-15 chromosome 4, whole genome shotgun sequence genome encodes:
- a CDS encoding seryl-tRNA synthetase, translating to MHVNPNQAHWEWGPYLRLIGVFFGVELPATMPFSPISAAAQPLEAADLNSQQPPAAPFRPTIAPKAVIDLKHIRQNPALYEQNCVERNYKSQSTYPVRINALFEQWHERQREGRTLRERSNLLRRQLANPSASLTEAPDPRFQDLTNMSREELLEEGKRLKDQLSSIEDSEARLEDEMHSLGLALPNLTSTSTPRGSEPLVLSYINVENDDPTALLESTGKSDRVWRSHVHIGSELGIMDFAGAATASGWGWYYLVGEGAALEQALVQYALAVATRHGWTQVSPPSIVYSHIAGACGFQPRDHNGETQIYNLAQSASDAERGRPELCLAATAEIPLAGMKADTQLEESELSMRRVAVSRCYRAEAGARGVDTKGLYRVHEFTKVEMFAWTSPDESETLDVFDEMLDIQTEILGALGLSCRVLEMPSTDLGASATRKNDIEAFFPSRRLLRDDGWGEVTSASICTDYQTRRLATRVRVAGKMTYPWTVNGTALAVPRVLAAILENGWDEDSMTVTIPEVLRPWMDGKEKIGPKHRRR from the exons atGCACGTCAATCCCAACCAGGCGCACTGGGAGTGGGGACCTTATCTTAGGTTGATAGGCGTTTTCTTTGGCGTTGAACTTCCCGCAACGATGCCATTTAG CCCAATATCCGCAGCAGCTCAACCACTTGAAGCCGCCGACTTAAATTCCCAACAGCCTCCCGCTGCGCCATTCCGCCCTACCATCGCACCCAAGGCCGTTATCGACCTCAAGCATATCCGCCAGAACCCAGCACTGTATGAACAAAACTGCGTTGAAAGGAATTACAAGTCCCAGAGCACGTATCCAGTACGCATCAATGCCCTTTTCGAGCAATGGCACGAACGGCAACGTGAGGGTCGCACCCTCCGCGAGCGCTCCAATCTGCTGCGCCGCCAACTGGCCAACCCATCAGCTTCCCTTACCGAGGCACCAGACCCGCGATTCCAGGATCTGACGAACATGTCCCGCGAGGAGTTGCTAgaagaaggcaaacggctgaAGGACCAGCTATCATCCATTGAAGATTCCGAGGCAAGGTTGGAAGATGAGATGCATAGTCTTGGCCTGGCGCTGCCCAACTTGACTAGTACAAGTACTCCACGAGGCAGCGAACCCCTCGTTTTGAGCTACATCAATGTCGAGAATGATGACCCGACCGCACTGCTGGAGTCGACTGGCAAGTCAGACCGAGTATGGCGCTCACATGTCCACATAGGTTCAGAACTGGGCATAATGGACTTTGCAGGCGCGGCAACGGCGTCGGGCTGGGGATGGTACTATCTGGTGGGCGAGGGCGCGGCTCTGGAGCAAGCCTTGGTGCAGTACGCTCTGGCAGTTGCCACCCGCCATGGCTGGACGCAGGTTAGCCCGCCATCGATAGTTTATTCCCATATCGCTGGTGCGTGCGGCTTCCAGCCCCGTGATCATAACGGGGAGACTCAGATCTACAACTTGGCGCAGTCTGCATCTGACGCCGAGCGAGGACGGCCCGAACTATGCTTGGCTGCCACGGCAGAGATTCCTCTTGCCGGCATGAAGGCCGACACACAGCTCGAGGAGTCGGAGCTCTCAATGCGTCGCGTGGCTGTGTCTCGCTGCTACCGCGCCGAGGCCGGCGCACGTGGTGTGGATACCAAGGGCCTCTATCGAGTACACGAGTTTACCAAGGTGGAAATGTTCGCGTGGACCTCACCCGACGAGTCCGAAACGTTGGATGTCTTTGACGAGATGCTCGATATACAAACCGAAATCCTAGGGGCCCTGGGACTCAGCTGCCGCGTGCTCGAGATGCCATCTACTGACCTCGGGGCCTCAGCAACGCGCAAGAATGACATTGAGGCATTTTTCCCATCCCGCAGGCTGTTGCGGGATGACGGTTGGGGTGAAGTTACTTCGGCCAGTATCTGTACCGACTATCAGACTCGTCGGCTCGCTACTAGGGTGCGCGTTGCCGGAAAGATGACTTATCCGTGGACAGTCAACGGCACCGCACTTGCTGTGCCCCGCGTCTTGGCTGCTATCCTGGAGAATGGATGGGATGAGGACTCCATGACGGTCACCATTCCTGAGGTCCTTAGGCCATGGATGGATGGCAAAGAGAAGATCGGCCCAAAACATCGCAGGAGATGA